CGTGGTACTATCAGATTTTCTTTTCCGGTCTTAGGTAGCCGCTGTTTCATTTATTAAGGCAATTTTTTCGGTGTTGGACTCGGCAAACTTTCAAACGCATACCCATTAATCCCGGCAAAATCCATCTTTTTACGCAAATCACTGACAAACTGCGTAAAATAGAGACCACGATCCATGCTGCCAGCATATTTTCTCAAGTCGTAATCGTAGGATAATGAATCGTATATGGGCTGTAAATCATCAACGAGCACCTTTTTCATATCCGCTTTTTTAATAGAAGGATCGATACTGCATTCGTTCACGAGCGCCTGTAAAGTTTCCTTGAGGGCACCAGTGTCATAGGACGGGTGAGAGAGTAAAAATTTCAAATCGTACAAGTCTTTAAACCTAGGCCTGACAATCGTTTGATGCAGCTTCCAAGCAACCTGGATGGACAGGGGTACCGTGTACGGAACAAGAAAGCTTTCCCCAAAGGCTGGTTGGTACTCTAGCGGAACCGGGGCTGCATCCATTTCCAGGTTAAACGAAATATCCAGATTAAGCTCGTTATAGTCATTCTCTTCCCTTGTTTGACCTTTGAAATAATAGGCAATATCCGTATTGATCGTCGGAAAATCATCTGCCATTGCGTAGTCGATATATCTCCAAAATGCATTCTTTCGAAAGCTTCTAAACACGACGCCGTCGTTCAGATCCATTTCGGTTACTTGAATCATCCATTGTGTAAATACTTCATGGGCATGTTCGACGTCCCTGATCTTCCCCGCATACAATAGGTCGATATCATCCGCGTCCCGAATCTCTCGGTTGTCCAAATATTGTCTGGTTAGAAGGCTGCCTTTTAATACAAAGGGCATATTCACTAGTGCAATTCTTCTCAACAGTGCTTCCAAAACAACGAGCTCTCTCGCCTCATATTCCAACTCTGCTACGTCATCATACGTAATCATCATGATCCTCCATCTAAAAATTAGGAAATCCAGCCACTGTCCAGTTCTTCGCGGCTGTCATAAATACAAAGTTCATATTGTTCTTTGATTAGCCCGATCTGATTCGCTTGCAAAATGGTATGTATCTTTTCTACCCGATCGTAAAACTGTTTCGGGCTCTCATATTCTCGTACGGTAATAAATCTCACTTTTCCATTCGCATTCAAAGAGTTTCTCGAGATATGTCCGCCATGGCCCACACATAAATTTCGTAATGCGGCGACATCATCGACCTGTACTTTGCCATGCCATTCGAAGTAAGGCTTCGAGTTTTTTAGGATGGGCGTGTGAAAGTACGTTTCTTCCTTTGGAGAAATCTCTACTTTCTTTCGGACGATGGTAAAACCGTTGTTTTGAAACGTAGCTGCCATCTTTTCCATCTCTTTATTCGCTTCATGAAAATCTGGTCGTTTGATTACTCCTGTGATCATTGGCTGATGAATGTAATTTCCCTGATCCAAAACGATCATGACCGGTTTCACTTGTTGCGATTGGCAGAGATCGATAAAAGCTTCCTTTTCATCAAATTGGAGATCGTTGAAGGTAACATGAAACTCAAATTCCATTGCTTCACTCCCTGACTTTCCTTGTATTCCACAATCAATTTATTTCCTTTTCTTCCTATTTGTATCGACATATCTTTTCTATTTCTTAACCGTTTCGTTTAAATAAAAAAGTAGAGGTACGTTGAAAATCATTTCTCAACATATCTCTACTTTGTATGAGTGCTAGTTGCTAACCATTTAGCTTGGTGGTTGCTGAAAAGTCCAGAGAGTGTACTTTTATTGACCAATGCCCCAAGATTTCATCGAGTATTAAAGCCTAAGTCCTGACCTTTGAGCCTAAAGAGCTTTGCTACGTAAGTTTTGAAATCTGAGCTCTCATCTTTGAGCTTTCATCCTCATATTACCAAATAATTTGCAGGATGGCCTAGTTAACCCACTAGGCAAGGGACTCTCGT
The window above is part of the Brevibacillus antibioticus genome. Proteins encoded here:
- a CDS encoding nucleotidyl transferase AbiEii/AbiGii toxin family protein, yielding MITYDDVAELEYEARELVVLEALLRRIALVNMPFVLKGSLLTRQYLDNREIRDADDIDLLYAGKIRDVEHAHEVFTQWMIQVTEMDLNDGVVFRSFRKNAFWRYIDYAMADDFPTINTDIAYYFKGQTREENDYNELNLDISFNLEMDAAPVPLEYQPAFGESFLVPYTVPLSIQVAWKLHQTIVRPRFKDLYDLKFLLSHPSYDTGALKETLQALVNECSIDPSIKKADMKKVLVDDLQPIYDSLSYDYDLRKYAGSMDRGLYFTQFVSDLRKKMDFAGINGYAFESLPSPTPKKLP